GATGTCGCGGTAGACGTCGTTCCACACGCTGTCGGCCCGCGCCTTTTCGACACTCGCTTCCTCGCCACCGTAGTAGCGCGTCAACGCCACCACCTGAAGCCCTGCGGGTTCGTAGCGCCGTTTGACCGCCGCCAGTGCCGCCGCCTGAGCCTTGCAGTCTCCGCACGATTCCGACCACACGAACAGCAGCACCGGCCGCCCCTCGAGCGCCGCGAGCGACGTCGACGCGGCTCCGAGCCGATCCTCGACCGCGAGCTCGGGCGCCGCCTGACCCTCGAGCGTCAACAGGTTGAGACGCTTGTAGATGCGCGATCGGAATCCGATCGGCTTCGAGTAACGCGCGAGCTGACCCTCGAGGTACCGGGCCGCATTGCGCGTTCCCTTCGAGTGCTGCCGCAGTTGAGCTTCGACCTCGATCGAGGCACCGAGTGCGGTGACGAGGCTGCTCTCGGTTTCGAGATCTGCCCCGGCTGCGATTCGCGTCTCGCAGGTCCGACAGGTGGTGTCCGCGTAACGTTTAGCCTTCTCGCGTTCGCCGAGCAGCAGCGCGCCACGCGCCAGCCATCCAAGGCCCTCGACCCATTGCGCGTCGCGGCCATTGTTGCGCTCGTAGACTTCGAGAATCGACTCGGCGCTCAACAGGTCGGCGGCCGAGATCTTGTTGCGGATCGCGCCGACGGGCGAGCGAGGCAGCTCTGCCGCTCGAACCGGTGTGGAGAAGGCGAATGCCACAGCGACGATCAACCAGGAGCAGGCCAGCTTCATGTGTCCTCCGTGGGGATGGAGAGCGGGAATCGAGCCGACGACCCGGCCCGACCGCGTGCGGTGGCGCACGACCGGTTCAGCGTGGCGGCACTCCCTAGGTCGGAGCAGCGCAAGAAAGGGTTGGAGATTCGCGCAACCTGGCTAGAATCATCCGTCCTCTCGGCCCAGCCCGATACCCCGAGCCTCCCACTCCAGTCGCGGAGTCCCCCATGAACGCACCTCGGCGTCCACTGTTGATCATGCTGCTCGTGCTCGCGTCACCGGTGCTCGCGGTTCGATTTGCCGACGCCGCGGAGCGCGAGCTTCCGGTCGCCTCCGCCACCAGCACCGGTGCCGTTGGGGTCGGCCAGTCGGTCGCGCAGATCATGCGGGCGCAGGCGGCCGTCGATGCGAGCGGACGCGCGCCCAAGGACATGGAGGGCGAAGTCGAGCAGCCGGACCGCTCGAACCTGCCGCAGAACCCCGCCTCGCCCGCGAGCCCCGCGGGTTCAGGACTGCCCTCGAACGGCAAGACCGACGCGAATCGCAATGGCCTGCTCAGCCCTCAGACGTTGGGAACCAACTTTACGGCCGCGACGCTCCAGGGGGTGAATCCCACCCTGTCGTTCCCGCCTGACGTGATGGGCGCGGTCGGGCCGAGTCAGTTCGTGACGTTCGTCAACGGTCGTCTCGTGACGTTCAACAAGTCGACCGGAGTCGCCGATGGCGTGCTCAACACGGATACCGACGTGTTCTTCAGTTCGGTGCTGGCCGGCTCGTCGACGAGCGATCCGCGCATTCGCTACGACCGGCTGAGCGCGCGCTGGATCCTCGTGATCATCTCGGTGAGCGTTCCGAATCGCATCCTGATCGCGGTCAGCGACGCGGCGAGCGCCGGCGTGATCACCCCGAGTACCGTCTTCACGCGCTTCTTCATCCCGATCGCTTCGACGCCGCCGACCATCTCGAACACCTGCCTGGCGGACTACCCGACGCTCGGCGTGGACGCCGGCGCGCTGTACATCGGGACCAACAACTTCTGCGGCGCCTCGCTGACCTTCAACAGCACCGACGGCTACGTCGTGCGCAAGAGTTCGGTGCTCGGCGCGGGTCCAATCGTGGTGACGGCGTTCCGAGGCCTGGTCGCGACCGCAGGTTCGAGCGGCCCCTACACGCCGCAGGGCGTCGACAACCTGGACCCCGCCGCAACCGAGGGCTACTTCATCGGAGTGGACAACCTGACGTTCGGCACGCTCATGTTCCGACGGGTCTCGAATCCCGCGGGCACACCCACGATCTCCGGCAACCTCTCGATCACGGTGCCGACCACGCGCTCGCCGATCCTGGTGCCGCACCTCGGCAACAGCGGCGGCAACCCCGGGCGTCTCGATGCGCTCGACGATCGCCTGTTCGCGGCCCATCTGCGCAATGGCCGGCTGTGGACCGCGCACAACTTCGGAGTGACGAACACCGGAGCGACTTCCGGGACCGCGACGCGCAACGCCTCGCGCTGGTACGAACTCAATGTCCCGGTCGGCTCCGGCACGCCGACGCTGGTCCAGTCCGGCACCGTCTTCACCGCCTCCGGTTCGAATTCCACCGACCAGCGCCACTACTGGATCCCCTCGATCATGGTCTCGGGTCAGGGCCACGCGGCGATGGGCTTCAGCGTGGCGGGCACCAACGAGCGCGCGAACGCCGCGACGGTCGGGCGCCTCGCCGGCGATGCGCCGGGCACCATGCAGACACCGGTGCTGTTCACGAGCAGCACCACGCCCTACAACCCGCCGAGCGATCCCGGCGGTTCCGGCGGACGACGCTGGGGCGACTACTCGTACACCAGCCTCGATCCGCTCGACGACCAGACGATGTGGACCACGCAGGAGTTCTGCGACGCGAGCAACTCCTACGGGGTGCGCGTGGTGAAGCTCATCGCGCCGCCGCCCGCGACGCCCAGTACGATCGCCAACGTCACCGAAGGCCAGAACCCGGCGAACGTGACGCTCACCGGCGCGTCGATCGCGGGCTCGGGCTTCTGGGATCCGGGCACGAATCTGCCGGGGGTTCCGCCTTACGCACACGTGGCGGCGAGCGTCGTGAACGGCGGCGCCACCGGCACCCCGCCGACCGTGGTCTCGGCCGTCTACGTGAATCCGACCACGCTTCAATTGACGCTCGACGCCTCGAGCGCGACCGCGAACCTGCCCGGCGAGAAGTACACGGTGCAGGTCACGAACCCCGACGGGCAGAGCACTTCCGCCGCGGTGCTGACGGTGGTGGACGGAACGCCGGTGGCCACCCTCGGCAGCGGAGTGACCCTCGACGAAGGCAACGCGGGCTCCACCCCTCTCGAGTTCACGGTCAACCTCTCGAGCCCGGCCGTCGCTTCGGTGGTGGTGCGCTATCAGACTTCGGACGGGACCGCGACCGTGAGCGACAACGATTACGTCGCCGTCACCGACTCGATTACGATTC
This region of Candidatus Eisenbacteria bacterium genomic DNA includes:
- a CDS encoding TlpA family protein disulfide reductase, yielding MKLACSWLIVAVAFAFSTPVRAAELPRSPVGAIRNKISAADLLSAESILEVYERNNGRDAQWVEGLGWLARGALLLGEREKAKRYADTTCRTCETRIAAGADLETESSLVTALGASIEVEAQLRQHSKGTRNAARYLEGQLARYSKPIGFRSRIYKRLNLLTLEGQAAPELAVEDRLGAASTSLAALEGRPVLLFVWSESCGDCKAQAAALAAVKRRYEPAGLQVVALTRYYGGEEASVEKARADSVWNDVYRDIGPIPNVFSTASMQRYGGSSTPTFIFVDRRGVVRDYLPTRLTEQELDRRVAAILR
- a CDS encoding T9SS type A sorting domain-containing protein; its protein translation is MNAPRRPLLIMLLVLASPVLAVRFADAAERELPVASATSTGAVGVGQSVAQIMRAQAAVDASGRAPKDMEGEVEQPDRSNLPQNPASPASPAGSGLPSNGKTDANRNGLLSPQTLGTNFTAATLQGVNPTLSFPPDVMGAVGPSQFVTFVNGRLVTFNKSTGVADGVLNTDTDVFFSSVLAGSSTSDPRIRYDRLSARWILVIISVSVPNRILIAVSDAASAGVITPSTVFTRFFIPIASTPPTISNTCLADYPTLGVDAGALYIGTNNFCGASLTFNSTDGYVVRKSSVLGAGPIVVTAFRGLVATAGSSGPYTPQGVDNLDPAATEGYFIGVDNLTFGTLMFRRVSNPAGTPTISGNLSITVPTTRSPILVPHLGNSGGNPGRLDALDDRLFAAHLRNGRLWTAHNFGVTNTGATSGTATRNASRWYELNVPVGSGTPTLVQSGTVFTASGSNSTDQRHYWIPSIMVSGQGHAAMGFSVAGTNERANAATVGRLAGDAPGTMQTPVLFTSSTTPYNPPSDPGGSGGRRWGDYSYTSLDPLDDQTMWTTQEFCDASNSYGVRVVKLIAPPPATPSTIANVTEGQNPANVTLTGASIAGSGFWDPGTNLPGVPPYAHVAASVVNGGATGTPPTVVSAVYVNPTTLQLTLDASSATANLPGEKYTVQVTNPDGQSTSAAVLTVVDGTPVATLGSGVTLDEGNAGSTPLEFTVNLSSPAVASVVVRYQTSDGTATVSDNDYVAVTDSITILPGNSSGPITLNANGDTRFENGETFVLTLTSATHATLGATVAAAGSLTNDDAPPSLTIDDLVQAEGDADSAAFTFTLSLSTASGLPVSADFATADSTATTLDSDYRATSGSVNFAADQLTQSITVFAFGDTVPEADEVFNVVLSNPAGALMADSVGRGVLENDDEAPALSIGDVIAVETQSGSTTFEFPVTLSYASGLPVTVAYQTSDGSATIADGDYDAVSDVLVIPALALSGSISVTIHGDACGESDETFAVTLASPTAATLADAVASGTLQNDDDAIAPSVAVTAPNGAEVLSVGTSSEITWNAADDVAVSSVDVLLSRDGGTSYPEALATGIANTGSFAWNVSPPTVAAGAAFVRVVAHDAGCNVTVDSSDAGFEIVDGVTAVTPVATVTEFALGAVHPNPSHGTARVDYELPREAHVRMSVFDIRGREVARLVDGRAGAGRHQTSWDGNSGGRPAGSGVYFMRFRAGDRNFQRRFVLAR